The Prevotella sp. E9-3 genome has a window encoding:
- a CDS encoding aldo/keto reductase translates to MIIPKIELVGGVKIPCLGYGPGGFRFPSTNNRFPCINGLCDYFGRKTYTKHYIDGVSHAISLGYTLIDSSDTYNNFPQIKKAWEKAGVSREDLFITSRVDNRAQVKGNIRDNFFSTLKKLDTDYLDLYQFHWPVKDYYVNTWKELIKLKEEGYIRVIGVANCHQHHIECLFDATGVMPEIDQFEVHPLFSQKSLVSFCKANDIQVQAYTPIARFDDRLIRLPKLNEIAANHKKNKVQVILRWHIQNGLIPIIKSFNKNNQRENLNIFDFELSMDEMKQIDGFNINSRLRYDPDNCDFSIL, encoded by the coding sequence ATGATAATACCTAAAATTGAATTAGTGGGGGGGGTAAAAATACCTTGCCTTGGATATGGACCTGGTGGCTTTCGTTTTCCGTCTACCAATAATAGATTTCCATGTATAAATGGCCTTTGTGATTATTTTGGTAGAAAGACTTATACTAAGCATTATATTGATGGTGTTAGTCATGCAATATCTTTAGGTTATACTCTTATTGACAGCTCTGATACATATAATAATTTTCCTCAAATAAAAAAGGCATGGGAAAAAGCTGGTGTTAGTAGAGAGGATCTTTTTATAACGTCTAGAGTTGATAATCGAGCACAGGTAAAAGGAAATATTCGTGATAACTTCTTTAGTACGTTAAAGAAACTCGATACAGATTATCTTGATTTGTATCAATTCCATTGGCCTGTAAAAGATTATTATGTAAATACTTGGAAGGAGCTGATAAAATTAAAGGAAGAAGGCTATATCCGAGTGATTGGAGTTGCGAATTGTCATCAGCACCATATAGAATGTTTATTTGATGCAACTGGAGTAATGCCGGAGATTGATCAATTTGAAGTACACCCACTATTTTCGCAAAAATCTTTGGTGTCTTTTTGTAAGGCAAATGATATACAGGTACAAGCTTATACACCTATTGCCAGATTTGATGATCGATTAATAAGACTTCCAAAACTAAATGAGATTGCTGCGAACCATAAAAAGAATAAGGTTCAAGTGATATTAAGATGGCATATCCAGAATGGATTGATTCCGATAATAAAATCCTTTAATAAAAATAATCAGCGAGAAAACTTGAATATTTTTGATTTCGAGTTAAGTATGGATGAAATGAAGCAAATTGACGGTTTTAATATAAATAGTCGTTTGAGATATGATCCTGACAACTGTGATTTTTCAATCCTGTAA
- a CDS encoding Coenzyme F420 hydrogenase/dehydrogenase, beta subunit C-terminal domain gives MIDIVNKDNCCGCNACGDICPHKAISFKIDQEGFWYPEVDKSLCVECGLCEKVCPIINIDSLKKNDYDYPSHVFAAYNSDMKIRWDSTSGGAFSALADTMYEKGGYVSGALFNDDFSVRNYISNNPDDLEKLRSSKYVQSNAAGLYAEIKKILRNGNRVLACGTPCQMAGLRAFLGKEYENLIIVDFICRGVNSPKVYRAYLDSLERKYNSKVVYVKAKNKELGWRNLTRKVTFANGESYYGVYMDDDFRRGYHTNVFCRPSCYSCKFKQFPRIADITIADYWGIEKVDKNMDNNVGTSMILLNSKKGESYFNEASSKMIVRETLLDSIFWGNPALIKPIPKETIDRKSFFEDLDNEPFENIADKYFPQPSPTAPSYNGLKGIAARILRTIRPYWRFAKEIRSLYGWNISLYKKFFFINFRKNTQSDWRKRHLIYPTKSSSFDIDPTASITICNKLTYGYEMIKGMHIPSGLRMEANTKLVIKDGPLTRYQSHWYNLRYGAYIEIVNGGTLTIGDGAANVGLTIMCAGKMTIGNGVRIGRNVSIRDWNGIHVILDSGYKNQADVTIENHVWLCTGCTILNGVTIGEGSVVAANATVTKDVPPHSLVAGTPAKVVKENIEWY, from the coding sequence ATGATAGATATTGTTAATAAAGATAATTGTTGCGGATGTAATGCCTGTGGAGATATCTGCCCACATAAAGCTATATCTTTTAAAATCGATCAAGAAGGGTTTTGGTATCCTGAAGTAGATAAGTCCTTATGTGTTGAGTGTGGACTTTGTGAGAAAGTATGCCCCATTATTAATATTGACTCATTGAAAAAGAACGATTATGACTATCCGAGTCATGTATTCGCAGCTTATAATAGTGATATGAAAATCAGATGGGATAGTACATCTGGGGGGGCTTTTTCTGCACTAGCTGATACAATGTATGAAAAAGGGGGATATGTTAGTGGCGCATTATTTAATGATGATTTTTCAGTTCGCAATTATATAAGTAACAATCCTGACGATCTTGAAAAATTAAGAAGTTCAAAATACGTTCAAAGTAATGCAGCAGGTCTTTATGCTGAAATTAAGAAAATTTTGCGTAATGGAAATAGAGTCTTAGCATGTGGAACTCCTTGTCAAATGGCTGGGCTTAGAGCATTTTTAGGGAAAGAGTATGAGAACCTAATCATTGTTGATTTTATCTGTCGAGGTGTTAATTCACCTAAAGTATATAGGGCATATCTTGACTCCCTTGAACGAAAGTATAATAGTAAAGTAGTATATGTAAAAGCTAAAAATAAAGAATTGGGATGGCGTAATCTAACGCGCAAGGTGACATTTGCTAATGGTGAGTCTTACTATGGCGTTTATATGGATGATGATTTCCGAAGAGGTTATCACACCAATGTTTTTTGTCGACCTTCGTGTTATTCATGTAAATTCAAGCAATTTCCCCGTATAGCCGATATTACAATAGCCGATTATTGGGGAATTGAGAAAGTAGATAAAAACATGGATAATAATGTGGGTACCTCAATGATACTTCTCAACTCAAAAAAAGGTGAGAGTTATTTTAATGAGGCATCTTCCAAAATGATAGTTAGGGAAACTCTTTTAGACTCGATTTTTTGGGGGAACCCTGCATTGATAAAACCAATACCCAAAGAAACCATAGATCGTAAATCCTTTTTTGAGGATTTGGATAATGAACCATTTGAAAATATTGCCGATAAATATTTCCCCCAACCGTCGCCAACGGCGCCAAGTTATAATGGATTAAAAGGAATTGCTGCCAGAATTCTACGCACAATACGCCCATATTGGAGATTTGCAAAGGAAATAAGATCACTCTATGGATGGAATATCAGTCTTTATAAGAAGTTCTTCTTTATAAATTTTAGAAAAAATACTCAATCAGATTGGCGCAAGCGTCATCTGATATATCCAACCAAGAGTTCATCTTTTGATATTGACCCTACAGCTTCAATCACTATATGTAATAAATTAACTTATGGATATGAAATGATAAAGGGAATGCATATTCCTTCTGGGCTGAGGATGGAGGCAAACACAAAATTAGTGATAAAAGATGGTCCTTTGACTAGATATCAATCTCATTGGTACAACCTTCGCTATGGTGCATATATTGAAATAGTTAACGGTGGAACGTTGACTATCGGGGATGGTGCAGCGAATGTTGGTTTAACTATTATGTGTGCAGGAAAGATGACTATAGGTAATGGTGTGCGAATAGGTAGAAATGTCTCTATCAGAGACTGGAACGGCATTCATGTAATTCTTGATTCTGGATACAAAAATCAAGCGGATGTTACGATAGAAAATCATGTTTGGCTCTGTACGGGATGTACTATTTTGAATGGCGTTACTATAGGAGAGGGAAGTGTTGTTGCAGCAAATGCAACAGTTACAAAAGATGTACCTCCGCATAGCCTTGTAGCAGGGACACCAGCAAAAGTAGTAAAAGAGAACATAGAGTGGTACTAA